A window of Microbispora hainanensis genomic DNA:
GCGCGGGGACGCGCCCGCCGTGCCGGTCGTCTTGCCGCCGCTATGTCGTCTCCGACGAGTCACGCCCCGCTGCGCGTGGCCGAGGTCGGGGGGTATGGCGACGGAGACTCGCTAATCAAGCGTCTTCTTCCAGTGGAAGCCGCCGGGCAGGTTCACGGTGAGGGTGCGGCGTCCGTCCGCCGTCTTCGTGACGCGGAAGGCGCGTCCGCCGAAGCTGTGCCCGACGCCGCCGCGCGAGAGGTTGAG
This region includes:
- a CDS encoding DUF4236 domain-containing protein, whose protein sequence is MGWSYRKAIKMGPFRLNLSRGGVGHSFGGRAFRVTKTADGRRTLTVNLPGGFHWKKTLD